A single window of Rhizobium sp. SL42 DNA harbors:
- a CDS encoding Gfo/Idh/MocA family protein, with protein sequence MAIEAGKTEERNPKIRLGMVGGGSGAFIGAVHRIAARIDDQYDLVAGALSSTAEKSLSSGRELGLDPERCYGSFEEMAEKEALRPDGIQAVSIVTPNHVHYPAAKAFLERGIHVICDKPVTSNLEDAKKLKAVADKAKALFILTHNYTGYPMVRHARELVQNGELGYIRLVQMEYPQDWLAEPIEQTGQKQAAWRTDPKQSGAGGSTGDIGTHAYNLGSFISGLELDELAADVHTFVEGRRLDDNAHVMLRFKGGAKGLLWCSQVATGHENGLKVRVYGTKAGIEWTQADPNYLWFTRLGETKQLITRGGAGAGSAAARVTRIPSGHPEGYLEAFATIYTEAALAINAARAGAKVDPAVVYPTIDDGVKGVAFVEACIESSKQNGGWVKL encoded by the coding sequence ATGGCGATCGAAGCAGGCAAGACGGAAGAACGGAACCCAAAGATCCGGCTCGGCATGGTGGGTGGCGGGTCGGGTGCCTTTATCGGCGCGGTGCATCGTATCGCGGCACGGATCGATGACCAGTATGATCTGGTCGCGGGCGCGCTGTCATCGACAGCGGAAAAATCGCTGTCGTCCGGTCGCGAACTCGGGCTCGATCCGGAGCGCTGCTACGGATCCTTCGAAGAGATGGCGGAAAAGGAAGCGCTCCGGCCGGACGGTATCCAGGCCGTGTCGATCGTTACGCCCAACCATGTTCACTATCCAGCGGCGAAGGCCTTTCTTGAGCGGGGCATTCATGTCATCTGCGACAAGCCGGTGACCTCGAACCTCGAAGACGCGAAGAAGCTGAAAGCGGTGGCCGACAAGGCCAAGGCGCTGTTCATCCTGACCCATAACTATACCGGCTATCCGATGGTCCGCCATGCGCGCGAACTGGTGCAGAACGGCGAACTTGGCTACATCCGGCTGGTGCAGATGGAATATCCGCAGGACTGGCTGGCAGAGCCGATCGAGCAGACCGGCCAGAAGCAGGCGGCCTGGCGCACCGACCCGAAGCAGTCGGGTGCCGGTGGCTCCACCGGTGATATCGGCACGCATGCCTACAATCTCGGCTCGTTCATTTCGGGTCTCGAGCTGGATGAGCTGGCGGCCGACGTGCACACGTTTGTCGAAGGCCGGCGGCTGGACGACAATGCCCATGTGATGCTGCGCTTCAAGGGCGGCGCTAAAGGGCTTCTGTGGTGCAGCCAGGTGGCGACCGGGCACGAGAACGGCCTGAAAGTGCGCGTCTATGGCACCAAGGCCGGCATCGAATGGACGCAGGCCGATCCGAACTATCTCTGGTTCACCCGGCTCGGCGAAACGAAGCAGCTGATCACCCGTGGCGGTGCCGGTGCCGGTTCTGCGGCTGCCCGCGTCACCCGTATCCCGAGCGGCCATCCGGAAGGTTATCTCGAAGCCTTTGCGACGATCTACACGGAAGCGGCATTGGCGATCAACGCGGCGCGAGCCGGCGCCAAGGTCGATCCGGCGGTGGTCTATCCGACGATCGACGACGGCGTGAAGGGCGTTGCCTTTGTCGAGGCCTGCATCGAGTCGTCGAAGCAGAATGGTGGCTGGGTCAAGCTTTGA
- a CDS encoding sugar phosphate isomerase/epimerase family protein, with translation MKTIKGPAIFLGQFAGDAAPFNSWDSITKWAAEKGYLGVQVPTWAGQLIDLKKAAESKDYCDELAGVARQNGVEITELSTHLQGQLVAVHPAYDEAFDGFAAPEVRGNPKARQEWAVNQVKYALKASRNLGITAHATFSGALAWPFMYPWPQRPAGLVEAAFDELARRWTPILDYADEQGVDVAYEIHPGEDLHDGVTFEMFLERVKNHPRANMLYDPSHYVLQCLDYLDNIDIYKDRIKMFHVKDAEFNPTGRQGVYGGYQGWVNRAGRFRSLGDGQVDFGAVFSKMAANDFDGWAVVEWECALKHPEDGAREGAEFVKAHIIRVTEHAFDDFAASGTDDAANRRMLGL, from the coding sequence ATGAAGACGATCAAAGGGCCAGCCATCTTTCTCGGCCAGTTTGCGGGCGATGCCGCTCCGTTCAATTCGTGGGATTCAATCACCAAATGGGCCGCGGAAAAGGGCTATCTGGGTGTGCAGGTGCCGACTTGGGCCGGCCAGCTGATCGACCTGAAGAAGGCGGCCGAATCGAAGGACTATTGCGACGAACTGGCCGGCGTCGCGCGCCAGAACGGTGTCGAGATCACCGAGCTTTCTACCCATCTGCAGGGCCAGCTGGTTGCCGTGCATCCGGCTTATGACGAGGCATTCGACGGTTTCGCCGCACCGGAAGTGCGTGGCAATCCGAAGGCACGTCAGGAATGGGCCGTGAACCAAGTCAAGTATGCGCTGAAGGCGTCGCGCAATCTCGGCATCACGGCGCATGCGACCTTCTCCGGCGCACTGGCCTGGCCGTTCATGTATCCCTGGCCGCAAAGGCCGGCCGGCCTGGTCGAGGCCGCTTTCGACGAGCTTGCCCGTCGCTGGACGCCGATCCTCGACTATGCCGACGAGCAGGGCGTGGACGTCGCATATGAAATTCACCCGGGCGAAGACCTGCATGATGGCGTGACTTTCGAGATGTTCCTCGAAAGGGTGAAGAACCATCCGCGCGCCAACATGCTCTACGACCCGTCGCACTATGTGCTGCAGTGCCTCGATTATCTCGACAACATCGACATCTACAAGGACCGGATCAAGATGTTCCACGTCAAGGACGCGGAATTCAACCCGACCGGCCGGCAGGGCGTCTATGGCGGCTATCAGGGCTGGGTCAACCGGGCCGGACGCTTCCGTTCGCTCGGCGACGGCCAGGTCGATTTCGGCGCGGTGTTTTCCAAGATGGCGGCCAATGATTTCGATGGCTGGGCCGTGGTCGAGTGGGAATGCGCGCTGAAACATCCGGAAGACGGCGCTCGCGAAGGGGCCGAATTCGTCAAGGCACATATCATCCGGGTCACCGAGCATGCCTTCGACGATTTTGCCGCGAGCGGCACCGACGATGCGGCGAACCGGCGGATGCTGGGGCTCTGA
- a CDS encoding substrate-binding domain-containing protein has protein sequence MHKKLMGLAVAMTALTAIFTAAQAQDTKTIGVSIPAADHGWTAGVVYHANRVAELLMKEHPGLNVIVKTSPDPASQANALQDLETQGIDALVILPTDPDPLVNAIKEIKGKGTFVSIVDRAPSTNDNSVRDLYVAGNNPALGEVAGKYIAENTPDAEVVVIRGMPIPIDQQRQDGFDKGIAGSNVKVLDRQFGNWNRDDAFKVMQDYLTKYPKIDVVWCQDDDMAVGVLQAIEQAKRTDIQYVVAGAGSKDMIKKVMDGDKMIPVDVLYPPSMVGTAMELTAAAIYDQVPVHGTYVLDATLITKDNAQNYYFPDSPF, from the coding sequence ATGCACAAGAAACTGATGGGACTTGCCGTCGCGATGACGGCGCTGACGGCGATCTTCACTGCCGCGCAGGCCCAGGACACGAAGACGATCGGCGTCTCCATTCCGGCGGCCGACCATGGCTGGACGGCCGGTGTCGTCTATCATGCCAACCGCGTTGCCGAGCTTCTTATGAAGGAGCATCCGGGGCTGAACGTCATCGTCAAGACCTCGCCGGATCCGGCAAGTCAGGCCAATGCCCTGCAGGATCTCGAAACCCAGGGCATCGATGCGCTGGTCATCCTGCCGACCGATCCGGACCCGCTGGTCAACGCGATCAAGGAAATCAAGGGCAAGGGCACGTTCGTGTCGATCGTCGACCGCGCGCCGAGCACCAACGACAATTCCGTGCGTGATCTCTATGTCGCCGGCAACAACCCGGCGCTTGGCGAAGTCGCCGGCAAGTACATTGCCGAGAATACCCCGGATGCTGAAGTCGTGGTCATCCGCGGCATGCCGATCCCGATCGACCAGCAGCGCCAGGACGGTTTCGACAAGGGCATTGCCGGCTCCAACGTCAAGGTTCTCGATCGCCAGTTCGGCAACTGGAACCGCGACGACGCCTTCAAGGTCATGCAGGACTACCTGACCAAATACCCGAAGATCGACGTGGTCTGGTGCCAGGACGACGACATGGCCGTCGGCGTGCTGCAGGCGATCGAGCAGGCCAAGCGCACCGACATCCAGTATGTCGTGGCCGGTGCTGGTTCCAAGGACATGATCAAGAAGGTCATGGACGGCGACAAGATGATCCCGGTCGACGTTCTCTATCCGCCGTCGATGGTTGGCACGGCGATGGAGCTGACGGCTGCCGCGATCTACGACCAGGTTCCGGTTCACGGCACCTATGTTCTCGATGCGACGCTGATCACCAAGGACAACGCGCAGAACTACTACTTCCCGGACTCGCCTTTCTGA
- a CDS encoding ABC transporter permease — MNTTAETESTPEIRGRRTWRDVDLRAVAPFAALLLLLIVGAMVNPNFIGLNNLANVATRSAFIAIIAVGATFVISSGDLDLSVGSMVAFVASLMILFMNSGVIADPALMLAAAVVLTVIIGSLCGLANGLITTVGKIEPFIATLGTMGIYRGLTTWLSQGGAITLRSPEQQELYRPVYFGSFLGMPLPILIILIVTAIAAFILYRTRYGRHVVAVGSSRDVARYSGIAVDRVRTIAFIIQGFCVAIAVLLYVPRLGSTSATTGILWELQAITAVVVGGTALKGGAGRVWGTICGAFILELVGNIMLLSNFISEYLIGAIQGTIIIIAMLVQRSLARKA; from the coding sequence GTGAACACGACTGCCGAGACTGAGAGCACACCCGAAATCCGCGGCCGGCGCACCTGGCGCGATGTCGATCTGCGCGCCGTTGCGCCCTTTGCGGCCTTGCTGCTGCTTTTGATCGTCGGTGCCATGGTCAATCCGAATTTCATCGGCCTCAACAACCTGGCCAATGTCGCGACCCGCTCGGCTTTCATCGCGATCATCGCGGTCGGCGCGACCTTCGTGATCTCCTCGGGCGATCTTGATCTCTCGGTCGGTTCAATGGTGGCCTTCGTCGCCAGCCTGATGATCCTGTTCATGAATTCCGGCGTGATCGCCGATCCGGCGCTGATGCTGGCCGCAGCGGTCGTCCTGACCGTCATCATCGGCTCGCTCTGTGGGCTCGCCAATGGCCTGATCACAACGGTCGGCAAGATCGAGCCTTTCATCGCGACGCTCGGCACGATGGGCATCTATCGTGGCCTTACCACCTGGCTCTCCCAGGGCGGGGCGATCACCCTGCGTTCCCCCGAACAGCAGGAGCTGTATCGCCCGGTCTATTTCGGTTCGTTTCTCGGCATGCCGCTGCCGATCCTGATCATCCTGATCGTGACGGCGATCGCCGCCTTCATCCTCTACCGCACGCGCTACGGGCGCCATGTGGTGGCCGTCGGATCCAGCCGTGACGTGGCCCGCTATTCCGGCATCGCTGTCGACCGGGTGCGCACCATTGCCTTCATCATCCAGGGTTTTTGCGTCGCGATCGCCGTGCTGCTCTACGTGCCGCGGCTCGGATCGACGTCGGCAACGACAGGCATCCTGTGGGAGTTGCAGGCGATCACCGCGGTCGTTGTCGGCGGCACGGCGCTGAAAGGTGGCGCGGGGCGTGTCTGGGGCACGATCTGCGGCGCCTTCATCCTCGAACTCGTCGGCAACATCATGCTGCTGTCGAACTTCATCTCCGAATATCTGATCGGCGCCATCCAGGGCACGATCATCATCATCGCGATGCTCGTCCAGCGTTCGCTGGCGCGCAAGGCGTAA
- a CDS encoding sugar ABC transporter ATP-binding protein, whose product MTGTGDEARKAVLVAERISKSFGDVQVLFSVDFDVLPGEVHALMGENGAGKSTLVKILSGFEQATAGRILLDGQPVVLPPNGAAEALGIVLIHQEFNLAEHLTVTESLFLGREVTRFGVLDRKFMRAETVRALNQLGSPIDPDALISSLAVADKQMVEIAKAISRKARIVFMDEPTAVLSREETDVLFAQVRKLRAQGTSFVFVSHKLDEVMELTDRVTVLRDGQWVKTAPTAVLDGESIAQLMVGRELSSLYPTKHEPNVDEEVVLSVKDLSTDYVKHVSFELKKGEVLGFSGLIGSGRTELMEAVAGLRPRLSGVVQLKGTDLLPEDFREANRRGLAYMTKDRKGKGLLLGEGMTANLTLQAIDQHIRHGYLDPSSEAKAMARAKRRFDIRVRDDRVRVGRMSGGNQQKLLLAKIMEIEPQIIIIDEPTRGIDVGTKQQIYHFVAALAREGRSIIVISSEMPEVIGLCTRVAVMREGRMVGILEGEEISEQVIMRYAAGLKKQLAS is encoded by the coding sequence ATGACTGGGACCGGGGATGAAGCGCGCAAAGCCGTGCTTGTCGCAGAACGTATCTCGAAATCGTTTGGTGATGTGCAGGTGCTGTTCAGCGTCGATTTCGACGTGCTGCCCGGCGAGGTGCATGCGCTGATGGGCGAAAACGGTGCCGGCAAATCGACGCTGGTGAAGATCCTGTCGGGTTTCGAGCAGGCGACGGCCGGGCGCATCCTTTTGGACGGCCAGCCGGTGGTCCTGCCGCCGAATGGCGCGGCCGAAGCGCTGGGGATCGTGCTGATCCACCAGGAATTCAATCTTGCCGAACATCTGACCGTGACCGAGAGCCTGTTTCTCGGTCGTGAGGTGACGCGCTTCGGCGTGCTCGACCGCAAGTTCATGCGGGCGGAGACGGTGCGTGCGCTCAACCAGCTCGGTTCGCCGATCGATCCGGATGCGCTGATCAGTTCGCTGGCGGTGGCCGACAAGCAGATGGTCGAGATCGCCAAGGCGATCAGCCGCAAGGCGCGCATCGTGTTCATGGACGAGCCGACCGCCGTTTTGTCGCGCGAGGAGACGGATGTGCTGTTTGCCCAGGTGCGCAAGCTGCGCGCCCAGGGCACGAGCTTCGTCTTCGTCAGCCACAAGCTGGACGAGGTGATGGAACTGACGGACCGGGTCACGGTGTTGCGGGACGGCCAATGGGTGAAGACGGCGCCGACCGCCGTGCTCGATGGCGAATCCATCGCGCAGCTGATGGTCGGGCGCGAGCTTTCCAGCCTTTATCCGACCAAGCATGAGCCGAATGTCGATGAAGAAGTGGTGCTTTCGGTCAAGGACCTGAGCACCGACTATGTGAAGCATGTCAGCTTCGAGCTGAAAAAAGGCGAAGTGCTCGGCTTTTCCGGCCTGATAGGTTCCGGCCGCACGGAGCTGATGGAGGCGGTTGCCGGCTTGCGGCCGCGTCTCTCCGGCGTCGTCCAGCTCAAGGGCACGGACCTGTTGCCGGAGGATTTCCGCGAGGCCAACCGACGCGGGCTCGCCTACATGACCAAGGACCGCAAGGGCAAGGGCCTGCTGCTCGGCGAGGGCATGACGGCAAACCTGACGCTGCAGGCGATCGACCAGCATATCCGCCATGGCTATCTCGACCCGTCGAGCGAGGCGAAGGCGATGGCGCGGGCCAAGCGGCGCTTCGATATCCGCGTGCGGGATGACCGGGTGCGGGTCGGGCGCATGTCGGGCGGCAACCAGCAGAAGCTGCTGCTCGCCAAGATCATGGAGATCGAGCCGCAGATCATCATCATCGACGAGCCGACGCGCGGCATCGATGTCGGCACCAAGCAACAGATCTATCATTTCGTTGCGGCACTGGCCCGTGAGGGGCGTTCGATCATCGTGATTTCCTCGGAAATGCCGGAAGTGATCGGGCTCTGCACCCGGGTGGCGGTGATGCGCGAAGGGCGCATGGTCGGCATTCTGGAGGGCGAGGAGATCAGCGAGCAGGTGATCATGCGATATGCCGCGGGACTGAAGAAGCAGCTTGCGAGCTGA
- a CDS encoding LacI family DNA-binding transcriptional regulator — translation MPNSTPATIDDVARIAEVSIATVSRAIHTPDKVAKTTRQRVNQAIAITGYTTNAMARSLRMGRSNMILILAPDIGDPNFSTTLIGLENEARAHGFGVLIGHTQNDPERGLEYLKFLSSGQAAGLVLFTGHEPFGHQVIGQRLPPSVAVFEPVFGSKTSYVGVDDTAGARKAAEHLLSAGHRRIAFIGDAKTRLGHQRRRQGYDLALDAARIPPDHRLVLEGDGTIESGRLAVEQLFMRDTLPTAFMCVNDATAVGVINGLTARGYDLPRDFSIIGFDDVPQATYVNPALTTIRQPRSAIGRQAMALLLETLTERPTERREILIMPDLIVRGSVTGPDKR, via the coding sequence GTGCCGAATTCAACGCCGGCCACGATTGACGATGTTGCACGCATTGCCGAGGTGTCGATCGCCACGGTGAGCCGTGCCATCCATACGCCCGACAAGGTCGCCAAGACCACCCGCCAGCGCGTCAACCAAGCCATTGCGATCACCGGTTACACCACCAATGCCATGGCCCGCTCGCTGCGCATGGGCCGCTCCAACATGATCCTGATCCTGGCGCCGGATATCGGCGACCCGAATTTCTCCACCACGCTGATCGGTCTGGAAAACGAGGCCCGCGCCCATGGTTTCGGCGTGCTGATCGGGCACACGCAAAACGATCCCGAGCGCGGGCTGGAATATCTGAAATTCCTGAGCTCCGGCCAGGCTGCCGGCCTTGTGCTATTCACCGGCCACGAACCCTTCGGCCATCAGGTCATCGGCCAGCGCCTGCCGCCGTCGGTGGCCGTCTTCGAACCGGTCTTCGGCTCGAAGACCTCCTATGTCGGCGTCGACGACACGGCCGGTGCCCGCAAGGCTGCCGAACATCTTCTCTCGGCCGGCCACCGGCGCATCGCCTTCATCGGCGATGCAAAGACCAGGCTCGGCCACCAGCGCCGACGCCAGGGCTATGACCTTGCACTCGACGCTGCCCGCATTCCGCCAGACCACCGACTGGTGCTGGAGGGCGATGGCACGATCGAAAGCGGCCGGCTCGCCGTCGAGCAATTGTTCATGCGCGACACGCTGCCGACCGCCTTCATGTGCGTCAACGACGCGACAGCCGTCGGCGTCATCAACGGCCTGACCGCCCGCGGCTACGACCTGCCGCGCGACTTCTCGATCATCGGTTTCGACGACGTGCCACAAGCAACCTATGTCAATCCGGCCCTGACCACGATCCGCCAGCCCCGCAGCGCCATCGGCCGCCAGGCCATGGCGCTGCTGCTGGAAACACTGACTGAGCGCCCGACCGAACGCCGCGAAATCCTGATCATGCCGGATCTCATCGTCAGGGGCTCGGTGACGGGACCGGACAAGCGGTAG
- a CDS encoding VOC family protein, which translates to MRFINPIPFVSDIRRSKGFYQARLGLRVLEDFGSFVLFETGFAIHEGQSLEQTIWGEPSSCREPYGRRNLLLYFEDEHLDRAFETISPHVELIHAIEQQSWGQRVFRFYDPDGHAIEIGEPQLLGNPPD; encoded by the coding sequence ATGCGATTCATCAATCCCATACCTTTCGTAAGTGATATCCGTCGTTCAAAGGGATTTTATCAGGCACGGCTTGGTCTGCGTGTCCTGGAAGATTTCGGAAGCTTTGTGTTGTTCGAGACGGGTTTTGCGATCCACGAAGGGCAGTCTCTTGAGCAGACAATCTGGGGCGAACCCTCTTCCTGTCGAGAACCCTATGGGCGCAGGAACTTGCTGCTTTATTTCGAGGATGAACATCTTGATCGGGCCTTTGAGACCATTTCACCGCATGTGGAATTGATACACGCTATCGAGCAGCAATCGTGGGGGCAGCGAGTCTTCCGTTTCTACGATCCGGATGGGCATGCAATCGAGATCGGAGAACCGCAGCTTCTTGGAAATCCACCGGATTAG
- the xylA gene encoding xylose isomerase, translated as MSTGFFGDIDKIKYEGTDSTNPLAYRHYNPDEVVAGKRMEDHLRFAIAYWHTFAWEGGDPFGGRTFDRPWYGSGMDKAKLKADVAFEMFSLLGTPYYCFHDADARPEGDSFAENTRNLNEIVDYFEQKQAETGVKLLWGTANLFSHRRYMSGASTNPDPDVFAFSAATVKTCMDATMRLGGENYVLWGGREGYETLLNTDLKRELDQMGRFLNLVVEYKHKIGFKGALLIEPKPQEPTKHQYDYDVATVYGFLKTYGLEKEVKVNIEQGHAILAGHTFEHELALANALGIFGSIDMNRNDYQSGWDTDQFPNNVPEMALAYYQVLAGGGFTTGGTNFDAKLRRQSIDPADLLIGHIGGMDCCARGLKAAAKMIEDKALSGPLASRYAGWDKAENQTMLRGEESLEAIAARVETKGINPQPKSGQQELLENVVNRYV; from the coding sequence ATGAGCACTGGCTTTTTCGGCGATATCGACAAGATCAAATACGAAGGTACCGACAGCACGAATCCGCTGGCTTATCGTCACTACAACCCCGATGAAGTGGTCGCCGGCAAGCGCATGGAAGACCATCTGCGCTTTGCCATCGCCTATTGGCACACATTCGCCTGGGAAGGCGGCGACCCCTTCGGCGGTCGCACCTTCGATCGCCCCTGGTATGGCAGCGGCATGGACAAGGCGAAGCTGAAGGCGGATGTCGCCTTCGAAATGTTCAGCCTGCTCGGCACGCCCTATTACTGCTTCCATGATGCCGATGCGCGTCCGGAAGGCGACAGCTTTGCCGAGAACACGCGGAACCTGAACGAGATCGTCGACTACTTCGAACAGAAGCAGGCCGAGACCGGCGTCAAGCTGCTCTGGGGCACGGCAAACCTGTTTTCGCACCGCCGCTATATGTCGGGCGCCTCGACCAATCCGGATCCGGATGTGTTTGCCTTCAGTGCGGCGACCGTCAAGACCTGCATGGATGCGACCATGCGTCTGGGCGGCGAGAACTATGTGCTCTGGGGCGGCCGCGAGGGTTATGAAACCCTGCTCAACACCGACCTGAAGCGGGAACTGGACCAGATGGGCCGCTTCCTCAACCTGGTGGTCGAATACAAGCACAAGATCGGCTTCAAGGGCGCGCTGCTGATCGAGCCGAAGCCGCAGGAGCCGACCAAGCACCAGTATGACTACGACGTCGCGACCGTCTACGGCTTCCTCAAGACCTATGGTCTCGAGAAGGAAGTGAAGGTCAATATCGAACAGGGTCATGCGATCCTGGCCGGCCACACATTCGAGCATGAACTGGCGCTGGCCAATGCGCTCGGCATCTTCGGCTCGATCGACATGAACCGCAACGACTACCAGTCCGGCTGGGATACCGACCAGTTCCCCAACAATGTGCCGGAAATGGCGCTGGCCTATTACCAGGTTCTGGCCGGCGGCGGCTTCACCACGGGTGGCACGAACTTCGACGCCAAGCTGCGTCGCCAGTCGATCGATCCGGCCGACCTTCTGATCGGCCATATCGGCGGCATGGATTGCTGCGCCCGCGGCCTGAAGGCTGCGGCGAAGATGATCGAGGACAAGGCGCTGTCGGGTCCGCTGGCATCACGCTACGCCGGTTGGGACAAGGCCGAAAACCAGACGATGCTGCGCGGCGAGGAAAGCCTCGAGGCGATCGCTGCCCGCGTCGAGACCAAAGGCATCAATCCGCAGCCGAAGTCGGGTCAGCAGGAACTGCTGGAGAATGTGGTCAATCGCTACGTCTGA
- the xylB gene encoding xylulokinase — protein sequence MYLGLDLGTSGIKAMLIDDGQRVIGVGHAALTVQRPHSGWSEQAPGDWIRATEEAVGALKAAHPAELAAVKGIGLSGHMHGATLVDAKDRVLRPCILWNDTRSHEEAAALDADPRFRALTGNIVFPGFTAPKLAWVAKHEPETFSKIAKVLLPKDFLRLWLTGEYLSDMSDSAGTAWLDTGKRAWSPELLAATGLTVEQMPGLVEGTDRAGVLRGELAAKWRIGSDVIVAGGAGDNAASACGMGTVAEGQAFVSLGTSGVLFAANGSYLPKPESAVHAFCHALPNTWHQMGVILSATDALNWHSGVTGKSAGELTAELGDALKAPTGVTFLPYLSGERTPHNDAKIRGAFIGLGHDSSRAVLTQAVVEGVTFAIRDSLEALKSAGTKIDRVTAIGGGSRSRYWLASIATALGMPVDVPADGDFGAAFGAARLGLIAATGADPLSVCTAPATAETIAPVPALSGAYEEAYRRYRSVYPAIKGL from the coding sequence ATGTATCTCGGTTTGGACCTCGGCACGTCAGGCATCAAGGCGATGCTGATTGATGACGGCCAGCGCGTGATCGGTGTCGGTCATGCGGCGCTGACCGTTCAGCGGCCGCATTCCGGCTGGTCCGAACAGGCACCCGGCGACTGGATCCGCGCGACGGAGGAGGCCGTCGGCGCACTCAAGGCAGCGCATCCGGCGGAACTCGCCGCGGTCAAGGGTATCGGCCTGTCCGGCCACATGCATGGTGCAACCCTTGTCGACGCCAAGGACCGGGTTCTGCGCCCCTGCATTCTGTGGAACGATACGCGCAGCCATGAGGAAGCGGCCGCGCTCGATGCCGATCCGCGGTTTCGTGCCTTGACGGGCAATATCGTGTTTCCCGGGTTTACCGCGCCGAAGCTTGCCTGGGTCGCCAAGCACGAGCCGGAGACCTTTTCCAAGATTGCCAAGGTCCTGCTGCCCAAGGATTTCCTGCGGTTGTGGCTGACGGGCGAATATCTCTCGGACATGTCGGATTCGGCTGGAACCGCCTGGCTCGATACGGGCAAGCGTGCCTGGTCGCCGGAACTGCTCGCGGCAACGGGCCTGACGGTCGAGCAGATGCCCGGTCTGGTCGAGGGAACGGATCGCGCAGGTGTCCTGCGTGGCGAGCTGGCGGCGAAATGGCGCATCGGTTCCGATGTCATCGTTGCCGGCGGGGCAGGGGACAACGCAGCTTCGGCCTGCGGCATGGGCACGGTCGCGGAAGGCCAGGCCTTCGTGTCGCTCGGCACGTCCGGCGTTCTCTTTGCCGCCAATGGTTCCTATCTGCCGAAGCCGGAAAGCGCTGTGCATGCCTTCTGCCATGCGCTGCCGAACACCTGGCACCAGATGGGCGTCATCCTTTCGGCCACCGATGCGCTGAACTGGCATTCCGGCGTTACCGGCAAATCGGCAGGCGAGTTGACCGCTGAACTGGGTGACGCTCTCAAGGCGCCGACCGGCGTGACGTTCCTGCCCTATCTGTCGGGCGAGCGCACGCCACATAACGATGCAAAAATCCGCGGCGCCTTTATCGGGCTTGGCCACGATTCCAGCCGCGCCGTGCTGACACAGGCGGTTGTCGAAGGTGTGACCTTCGCCATCCGTGACAGCCTGGAGGCCCTGAAATCCGCGGGCACGAAGATCGATCGCGTGACGGCGATCGGTGGCGGTTCGCGCTCGCGCTACTGGCTGGCGTCGATCGCAACGGCTCTCGGCATGCCGGTCGACGTGCCGGCTGACGGCGATTTCGGCGCCGCCTTCGGCGCGGCCCGGCTCGGCCTGATTGCGGCCACCGGCGCTGATCCGCTGTCGGTCTGCACCGCGCCCGCGACGGCCGAGACGATTGCGCCGGTTCCGGCGCTGTCTGGTGCCTACGAGGAGGCCTACCGCCGCTATCGCTCGGTCTATCCGGCGATCAAGGGGCTTTGA